The segment ATTTCGCGATTCCCCCACTAATCTTCATGCAATCGCTTCCATTCCTCCCATCCCCGGATCCCCCCGCATGAGCGCCCTGTTTTCCCCGATCAAGCTGCGCGGCCTGACCTTGAAGAACCGTGTCGTGGTGTCGCCGATGTGCCAGTATTCGGCCGATGACGGCGTCGCCAATGACTGGCACTTCACCCACATCAACAATCTGGCGCTGTCGGGCGCGTCGATGTTCTGCATCGAGGCCACCCATGTCGAGGCGATCGGCCGCATCACGCCGGGCTGTCTCGGGCTCTACAGCGATGCCTGCGAAGCCGCGCTGAAGCAGATCCTCGCTTCCGTGCGCAAACATTCGCACACGGCGATCGCGATGCAGCTCGCGCACGCCGGCCGCAAGGCCTCCAGCGCGCGGCCCTGGGACGGCGGCCAGCTCATTCCGGAAGCGCAAGGCGGTTGGCAGACGGTGGCGCCGTCGGCCGTGCCGCACAAGGAGGGCGAGGCCGCACCCGTCGCACTCGATGCGGCTGGCCTGAAGCGCATCCGCGAGGCCTTCGTCGATGCGGCAAAGCGCGCGATGCGCATCGGCATCGACGCGATCGAGCTGCACGGCGCGCACGGCTATCTCATGCATCAGTTCCTGTCGCCGATCTCCAACAAGCGCACCGACGAATATGGCGGCAGCTTGCACAACCGCATGCGCTTCCCGCTCGAGATCTACGACGCGGTGCGCGAGGTGGTGCCGGCCGACAAGCCGGTCGGCATGCGGGTGTCGTCGACCGACTGGGTCGAGGGCGGCTGGGATCTGGCGCAGACCATTGAATTCGCCAAGGCGTTGAAGGCGCGCGGCGTCGACTGGATCGATGCCTCCTCCGGCGGCGTCTCGCCGCAGCAAAAGATCACGCTCGGCCCCGGCTATCAGGTGCAGTTCGCGGATGCTATCCGCCGCGAGACCGGCCTGCCGACCATCGCCGTCGGCCTGATCACGGAGCCGAAACAGGCCGAGGAGATCGTGGCGTCCGGCAAGGCCGACATGGTCGCG is part of the Bradyrhizobium commune genome and harbors:
- a CDS encoding NADH:flavin oxidoreductase/NADH oxidase produces the protein MSALFSPIKLRGLTLKNRVVVSPMCQYSADDGVANDWHFTHINNLALSGASMFCIEATHVEAIGRITPGCLGLYSDACEAALKQILASVRKHSHTAIAMQLAHAGRKASSARPWDGGQLIPEAQGGWQTVAPSAVPHKEGEAAPVALDAAGLKRIREAFVDAAKRAMRIGIDAIELHGAHGYLMHQFLSPISNKRTDEYGGSLHNRMRFPLEIYDAVREVVPADKPVGMRVSSTDWVEGGWDLAQTIEFAKALKARGVDWIDASSGGVSPQQKITLGPGYQVQFADAIRRETGLPTIAVGLITEPKQAEEIVASGKADMVALARGMLYDPRWGWHAAAETGGVVEAPPQYWRSQPSTQKELFGKTSFGAR